In the Topomyia yanbarensis strain Yona2022 chromosome 3, ASM3024719v1, whole genome shotgun sequence genome, one interval contains:
- the LOC131693034 gene encoding uncharacterized protein LOC131693034: MRVTSAKQTQIRTMKSEALPILVALFTFALAQEIPLPDPAGCIASECITHAQIRTLWCHTQPTFYCQCVPLDLIVWEVMVRPCAPGTYFSFPHQKCVYPEMRDPDACYPDGSGSGSGDDSFILCDEPPCRVEKDSLKGVDAPEVIDDQLLEDDAMEFLFPGRRV; the protein is encoded by the exons ATGAGGGTAACATCTGCCAAGCAAACACAAATTCGTACAATGAAGTCTGAAG CTCTACCAATTCTAGTGGCTCTGTTTACGTTCGCACTGGCTCAGGAAATTCCACTACCTGATCCGGCAGGCTGTATAGCATCTGAATGCATTACTCACGCACAAATAAGGACTCTCTGGTGCCACACACAGCCAACGTTCTATTGTCAGTGTGTTCCGCTTGATTTGATTGTTTGGGAAGTGATGGTACGACCGTGTGCCCCCGGAACGTATTTCAGTTTCCCGCATCAAAAATGCGTTTATCCGGAAATGCGTGATCCTGATGCTTGCTATCCGGATGGGAGCGGAAGTGGAAGCGGAGACGATTCGTTTATCCTATGTGATGAGCCGCCGTGTCGTGTAGAAAAGGACTCCCTGAAGGGGGTCGATGCTCCGGAAGTAATCGACGATCAGCTGTTGGAAGATGACGCCATGGAGTTCTTGTTTCCCGGACGGCGTGTGTGA